One genomic region from Clarias gariepinus isolate MV-2021 ecotype Netherlands chromosome 20, CGAR_prim_01v2, whole genome shotgun sequence encodes:
- the pax5 gene encoding paired box protein Pax-5 isoform X3: MDLDQKAPPARIGRSGHGGVNQLGGVFVNGRPLPDVVRQRIVELAHQGVRPCDISRQLRVSHGCVSKILGRYYETGSIRPGVIGGSKPKVATPKVVDKIADYKRQNPTMFAWEIRDRLLAERVCDNDSVPSVSSINRIIRTKVQQQPGQSGSVSAHNLVSTVAVTQVSAVTSEAAGSSYSISGILGISSAADASKRKRDENLQDSSLANGHAHPGRDFLRKQMRGELFTPQQLETADYSAMASLAGGLEEMKTSLANQTAADLGPSVAGPQSYPLVSGRDLGSTTLPGYPPHVPPAGQGSYSTPSLTGMVPGGEFSGSPYSHPQYSTYNESWRFANPSLLVFQQEYGSLLGSERAASSGLFPSQTTQPAGSPYYYGAATRGSGPAATATASAYDRH; this comes from the exons GGCACGGAGGGGTGAACCAGCTCGGAGGGGTGTTTGTAAACGGGAGGCCGCTGCCCGATGTGGTAAGGCAGAGAATTGTAGAGCTGGCTCACCAAGGCGTACGACCATGTGATATTTCCCGCCAGCTTCGCGTCAGCCACGGCTGCGTCAGCAAGATCCTGGGCAG GTACTATGAGACGGGCAGCATCAGGCCAGGCGTGATCGGAGGATCCAAACCAAAGGTTGCTACACCCAAAGTCGTCGACAAAATCGCCGATTACAAACGCCAAAACCCCACCATGTTTGCCTGGGAGATACGAGACCGACTACTGGCCGAGAGAGTGTGCGACAACGACAGCGTTCCCAGCGTCAGCTCAATCAACAG GATCATTCGCACTAAAGTCCAGCAGCAGCCTGGCCAATCAGGAAGCGTCTCTGCGCATAATTTAG TGTCCACCGTGGCGGTGACCCAGGTCTCGGCGGTAACCAGCGAAGCCGCAGGCTCGTCTTACTCCATCAGCGGAATTCTGGGAATCAGCTCGGCGGCTGACGCTAGCAAGAGGAAGAGAGATGAAA ATCTTCAGGACTCTTCGTTGGCGAATGGCCACGCCCACCCAGGGCGGGACTTCCTGCGCAAGCAGATGCGGGGAGAGCTTTTCACGCCGCAGCAGCTCGAG ACGGCTGATTACTCGGCGATGGCGTCTCTCGCTGGAGGACTAGAAGAGATGAAGACCAGCCTGGCCAATCAGACGGCGGCGGATTTAGGCCCGAGCGTAGCGGGACCTCAGAGTTACCCGCTCGTGTCAG GTCGTGATCTAGGCAGCACCACGCTTCCAGGTTACCCTCCTCACGTTCCCCCAGCTGGCCAGGGCAGCTACTCAACCCCGTCGCTCACAGGAATGGTGCCCG GGGGCGAGTTCTCGGGCAGTCCTTATTCCCACCCGCAGTACTCCACGTACAATGAGTCATGGAGGTTCGCCAACCCGAGTCTGTTGG TGTTCCAGCAGGAGTATGGTTCTCTTCTAGGCTCAGAAAGAGCAGCTTCTTCAGGCCTTTTTCCCAGCCAGACCACACAGCCTGCAG GATCTCCGTATTACTACGGTGCAGCCACACGGGGTTCAGGACCTGCAGCTACAGCCACGGCCAGCGCCTACGACCGCCACTGA
- the pax5 gene encoding paired box protein Pax-5 isoform X2 produces MEIHCKHDPFAAMHRHGGVNQLGGVFVNGRPLPDVVRQRIVELAHQGVRPCDISRQLRVSHGCVSKILGRYYETGSIRPGVIGGSKPKVATPKVVDKIADYKRQNPTMFAWEIRDRLLAERVCDNDSVPSVSSINRIIRTKVQQQPGQSGSVSAHNLVSTVAVTQVSAVTSEAAGSSYSISGILGISSAADASKRKRDENLQDSSLANGHAHPGRDFLRKQMRGELFTPQQLEVLECVFDPDIFPTPDTNKPAQTADYSAMASLAGGLEEMKTSLANQTAADLGPSVAGPQSYPLVSGRDLGSTTLPGYPPHVPPAGQGSYSTPSLTGMVPGGEFSGSPYSHPQYSTYNESWRFANPSLLVFQQEYGSLLGSERAASSGLFPSQTTQPAGSPYYYGAATRGSGPAATATASAYDRH; encoded by the exons GGCACGGAGGGGTGAACCAGCTCGGAGGGGTGTTTGTAAACGGGAGGCCGCTGCCCGATGTGGTAAGGCAGAGAATTGTAGAGCTGGCTCACCAAGGCGTACGACCATGTGATATTTCCCGCCAGCTTCGCGTCAGCCACGGCTGCGTCAGCAAGATCCTGGGCAG GTACTATGAGACGGGCAGCATCAGGCCAGGCGTGATCGGAGGATCCAAACCAAAGGTTGCTACACCCAAAGTCGTCGACAAAATCGCCGATTACAAACGCCAAAACCCCACCATGTTTGCCTGGGAGATACGAGACCGACTACTGGCCGAGAGAGTGTGCGACAACGACAGCGTTCCCAGCGTCAGCTCAATCAACAG GATCATTCGCACTAAAGTCCAGCAGCAGCCTGGCCAATCAGGAAGCGTCTCTGCGCATAATTTAG TGTCCACCGTGGCGGTGACCCAGGTCTCGGCGGTAACCAGCGAAGCCGCAGGCTCGTCTTACTCCATCAGCGGAATTCTGGGAATCAGCTCGGCGGCTGACGCTAGCAAGAGGAAGAGAGATGAAA ATCTTCAGGACTCTTCGTTGGCGAATGGCCACGCCCACCCAGGGCGGGACTTCCTGCGCAAGCAGATGCGGGGAGAGCTTTTCACGCCGCAGCAGCTCGAGGTACTGGAGTGCGTGTTCGATCCTGACATTTTCCCCACCCCTGACACCAACAAGCCCGCCCAG ACGGCTGATTACTCGGCGATGGCGTCTCTCGCTGGAGGACTAGAAGAGATGAAGACCAGCCTGGCCAATCAGACGGCGGCGGATTTAGGCCCGAGCGTAGCGGGACCTCAGAGTTACCCGCTCGTGTCAG GTCGTGATCTAGGCAGCACCACGCTTCCAGGTTACCCTCCTCACGTTCCCCCAGCTGGCCAGGGCAGCTACTCAACCCCGTCGCTCACAGGAATGGTGCCCG GGGGCGAGTTCTCGGGCAGTCCTTATTCCCACCCGCAGTACTCCACGTACAATGAGTCATGGAGGTTCGCCAACCCGAGTCTGTTGG TGTTCCAGCAGGAGTATGGTTCTCTTCTAGGCTCAGAAAGAGCAGCTTCTTCAGGCCTTTTTCCCAGCCAGACCACACAGCCTGCAG GATCTCCGTATTACTACGGTGCAGCCACACGGGGTTCAGGACCTGCAGCTACAGCCACGGCCAGCGCCTACGACCGCCACTGA
- the pax5 gene encoding paired box protein Pax-5 isoform X1, giving the protein MDLDQKAPPARIGRSGHGGVNQLGGVFVNGRPLPDVVRQRIVELAHQGVRPCDISRQLRVSHGCVSKILGRYYETGSIRPGVIGGSKPKVATPKVVDKIADYKRQNPTMFAWEIRDRLLAERVCDNDSVPSVSSINRIIRTKVQQQPGQSGSVSAHNLVSTVAVTQVSAVTSEAAGSSYSISGILGISSAADASKRKRDENLQDSSLANGHAHPGRDFLRKQMRGELFTPQQLEVLECVFDPDIFPTPDTNKPAQTADYSAMASLAGGLEEMKTSLANQTAADLGPSVAGPQSYPLVSGRDLGSTTLPGYPPHVPPAGQGSYSTPSLTGMVPGGEFSGSPYSHPQYSTYNESWRFANPSLLVFQQEYGSLLGSERAASSGLFPSQTTQPAGSPYYYGAATRGSGPAATATASAYDRH; this is encoded by the exons GGCACGGAGGGGTGAACCAGCTCGGAGGGGTGTTTGTAAACGGGAGGCCGCTGCCCGATGTGGTAAGGCAGAGAATTGTAGAGCTGGCTCACCAAGGCGTACGACCATGTGATATTTCCCGCCAGCTTCGCGTCAGCCACGGCTGCGTCAGCAAGATCCTGGGCAG GTACTATGAGACGGGCAGCATCAGGCCAGGCGTGATCGGAGGATCCAAACCAAAGGTTGCTACACCCAAAGTCGTCGACAAAATCGCCGATTACAAACGCCAAAACCCCACCATGTTTGCCTGGGAGATACGAGACCGACTACTGGCCGAGAGAGTGTGCGACAACGACAGCGTTCCCAGCGTCAGCTCAATCAACAG GATCATTCGCACTAAAGTCCAGCAGCAGCCTGGCCAATCAGGAAGCGTCTCTGCGCATAATTTAG TGTCCACCGTGGCGGTGACCCAGGTCTCGGCGGTAACCAGCGAAGCCGCAGGCTCGTCTTACTCCATCAGCGGAATTCTGGGAATCAGCTCGGCGGCTGACGCTAGCAAGAGGAAGAGAGATGAAA ATCTTCAGGACTCTTCGTTGGCGAATGGCCACGCCCACCCAGGGCGGGACTTCCTGCGCAAGCAGATGCGGGGAGAGCTTTTCACGCCGCAGCAGCTCGAGGTACTGGAGTGCGTGTTCGATCCTGACATTTTCCCCACCCCTGACACCAACAAGCCCGCCCAG ACGGCTGATTACTCGGCGATGGCGTCTCTCGCTGGAGGACTAGAAGAGATGAAGACCAGCCTGGCCAATCAGACGGCGGCGGATTTAGGCCCGAGCGTAGCGGGACCTCAGAGTTACCCGCTCGTGTCAG GTCGTGATCTAGGCAGCACCACGCTTCCAGGTTACCCTCCTCACGTTCCCCCAGCTGGCCAGGGCAGCTACTCAACCCCGTCGCTCACAGGAATGGTGCCCG GGGGCGAGTTCTCGGGCAGTCCTTATTCCCACCCGCAGTACTCCACGTACAATGAGTCATGGAGGTTCGCCAACCCGAGTCTGTTGG TGTTCCAGCAGGAGTATGGTTCTCTTCTAGGCTCAGAAAGAGCAGCTTCTTCAGGCCTTTTTCCCAGCCAGACCACACAGCCTGCAG GATCTCCGTATTACTACGGTGCAGCCACACGGGGTTCAGGACCTGCAGCTACAGCCACGGCCAGCGCCTACGACCGCCACTGA